DNA from Rosa rugosa chromosome 6, drRosRugo1.1, whole genome shotgun sequence:
TTCGACACCTCAATCATAAAGAGATAAGTTTAGAATAATAACCGATTTCTGCCAATTTTTTCATTAAGGGAGTCTTCTGCAAAATCAGcctctcgtcttcttcttcttgcacaGCTTGTCCTGATGCTTCTGAAGCTCGAGAATCCTCCTGGGGACCAGAAAGAAGCTGCTCTTCCTCTTCCTATTTAAATCAAGAATATCAAAAATGATCATGATGGAATGAATTGATAAGAAGGAATGAATTGAAAATGATACGATACTGTACCCTAAGATTAATGCCACTAACAGCAGTAACATCATTTTCCTGCTCAATGCTTTGATACAAAAAAGCTCCAGATACTTTTTGCTTCTTACTGTAGAAGATCCAGAACAGAATGTGTGAGGACTTCGAGAAAGTTATATGGAGGAAGCAATTGAAATCAGTCCTAGGTCCTGACTATGATACAACAACAAAAGCTTAGTTAACCTTGTTGGTTGTGATGAAGAACCAACTGCTTTACGAGGCTTCTTTTTGCCAATAAAAGCGTTCCCCGGAGGTGTTCCACTATCAACTCCGGCAGGAGAAATTCTGGAATGAATATGAGGGCCTAACTGGTGGAATTGGAGAATCAGTAAAGGTGTTAGTTGTTAATACTTATATATTTGGATAACAAATATATTTCCATAGAAAGAAAACTAGATCAAGTAGATCAAATACAAAAGTAGAGATATACTGTTGCAAAATTGAAGAACAGGACCTGAGAGGCACAACAAAACATGTGAGCAAGTGCATGTGAATTAAACTGAGCCATTTTTACTAAAGCCAGTTGTGAATGGATAATTGGACGTCTAAGTCAATTAGAATAATGGAAAATGTAGATGGAGAATGAGAGCTTCTAGATGATTAAAACCAGACAACCCCCCtagggaaaagaaaaggaaaaaaaaaaaaaaacaagaacacaaaacaaaacacctTTCTTGTTCAATCTTGCAGTGGATGTACTGAGCAAATTGTTAGAAATGGCAAGGAGGTATACAAGTGAGTCACTTGCAATTTTCAATTCATACACTGTTCCTTCTCTCAGGCAGTAAACAGGTTTGGACCAATTTGCTATTTATGATAGAGTCCTTTTATTGTTCCTGCAAAGTTTATTTGGAATGTCAAGGTCCCTACTAAGGTGAAGATTTTGGGATGGCTTGTGGTACTGGGGAAGACGAATACATGTGATGTTCTTCAAAGGAGAAGACCGGGAAGTTGTTTTTCTCCTCACTGGTGTATTTTATGCAAAGCTCAAGGAGAAAGTGCTGATCATGTCTTCGTGCATTGTGAAGTGGCTAATTTCTTATGGAAAAAATTATTTAGGGAGGCAAGAGTGGACTGGACAACTCCATTAGAGAGAAATGACTTGCTAAGAGAAAACCCTATAGCTTTTGGTAAAGGTAGAAAGGCCAGAACACTTTGAGGTTGTGGGGTGCTAGCAGTAGTTTGGGTGGTATGGatggaaagaaataaaagattattTCAAAACTATGGAGGGGTGGAGAAGGAAGACCTGTGGGAGAGAGTCAAGTTCTGGGCATCCTTATGGGTTTCTATTTCTAAGGAATTCAGGTATTATAATCTTTCTTCCATTATTCTTAACTGGCAAGCAGCTGTAGTATAAGCCCCTAAACCTTGATTAGTATTATTAGACGAGATGCTAGGACTATAGCCCTAGCTGCCCTCTTTAGATCTTTAAAGCGGACTCCTTGTCTGTCTCCCTGTAACTCGATTTTGCTTTTTCAACTGAGTAATTTCTAGGGACTGCTTTTCTCAGCTTTCTGAGAAGCATAAATTGTTGGGCAAGTTCATTTGTTTGGCTAGTATGGATGGTTGGCAGGTGGaaactgaaaacaaacaaaccatCGTTGAAGAGTTTGCTGGAAATGGAACCAAGGAGTTATGGACTATAGTTTGGTTTTAGTCCTCAGTTCCGGATTTGTTTCTACAGAATTTTGGGCTTTATTTTTAGCTGAATTGGCAAGATGCTATGCTTTaggtgttttgttttgtttggttcAGTTTCAGCATTAGCTAGtgcttttcttttgttctcttGGAAGTGGCCATCTTTTTCCCCACACCCATGATTTTAGAAATAAATCTTTCCTGTATAACATAACATAGAAAATCTAATATGAATTAGAAGACAGATGCAAAGTAGATATCTCCTGTTTTATTACCATTACCAAGCCACAGCTCATGCATGTATTTCTAAAATTagttttaaataaaaattatcaGAAAACATCAATGAAAGCATGGTGTCAGCATCAAAAAAAGCATGTTTTTACTACCATTACCAAGCAGATGATATTTTCCTTTCAGCATTACTACTAAATTGGAAAGCTGCAATGTCATGATTAGACACTAGAAATTTTTTAGGCTCTGAGGAATTCTTGTTCTCCCTTGTAATTTTTTTGTATCGAatttatgttacttcacaaaaaaataaaaaaaaaggaaaatagcATAGCTTCTGCATCACAACTTACCAAATAAAGTATGTAGCAGAGATCCATAGATGACAAGAATGAAATTACCGTGAAATTAGCATCGACTTGTGTCGTTATGGGAGGAGAAACAGGTTTTGTGGGAACTGTTGTTGCTGCTGATGAAGGCGCTATGCTTGTAGATTTTAAAGAATGCTTCTCAAAAGATTCATTTGTTGATATTCCAGGTGATACATTTTCTGGTTCAGCTTGTGGAGCAGAAACAGAAGGCAATCCCTGTGAATTTAATGGGGGCTTGTGCTGTTGATCAGAAGCCCTATCATCTGGTCCCCGGTTTACATAAGCCATTGAGGACAAAAAACCAAAATTCTGTCCTTTATTTGAGGATTGCCAAGGAACTGGATTCTGCGGTAACGTTGAATTATTTGTAAAGTGAAGAAGAGATCCACCCTCCAGTCTACTAGGGTCTAACCCAGAATTTTGCATCACTAATTTGGATACACCAATAATGTTCATTTCCTGTGCTTCCCCACCTGACTGACCTGAAACCATGTTTTGAAGTTGTGAAATTTTCCTTCTGAAATACGAGGTTTCTGTTTGAGAGGCAATGTGAAGGTATTGACATTTGTCCCTGAAAACTAAAGATACTTACCGCTAGTACGTCCATACATGGCAACCGATGATTGTGGGTAGTGCAATTGTTGTTGCCGCTTCTTGTTAAGTACTCGCGTGGGTGCTGAGGAGCATTTCCTTTTAGGATCAGCAACGAGTGTGCAGGAAGAAGACATTTGACTTAATTGCATTCCATGAGAATCTGACCGACTTCCAGTGTCCATCAGATTTTTAGCGCTGTTTTCAACAAAGGAATGGCTTGAATCAATCTGCACTTGAACTGTTGTGGAGGACATGTCTGATAGGTCTGCGGCAGAGTTAGCGCCTCTCTGATATAGTGAGAATGAATGAGGATCAGTGAACTGTGTAGAACCTGCACTGATAGAAAACATCCTTGGAGGTAATTGAGCCAGAGGCGATAACTGGTGTTCAGGAGAAGGCTGCAAGCTTTTCATCTGAAGGTTTACAGCTTTGTTCAGAATGCAACACAAAATTAAGTTGGTAAAGTAAAATGAACTGCATGCTGTACTTACCTGTAACTGTATTTCCATTACTGTTGATCTGAGCATCTGCTCCCCAACAACACGTCTCATTTGACAGACAAAATCAGTTCTGGAaagttcttttttcttgaaAGTAAGAAGAGTGCAGTGATCAGCAAAATCaacaaaacacacaacaacttcacaaACAAATTTGGCTTTTTTACCTGAAATTTACCATATAGAGTGGTAAGTTGCAAGCCTCTGTTTCTATCAAGACGAGACAATAAGCAAGGTAGTAATATGACAGATGGTAGTGGGGTGTTTGGCTGCTCTGTGATCATTTCCTTTTGACTACTGATCTTCGGAAGCTTCAAATACTGAAATTCACTTTCTAGATTAGATGTTATGTCCTGCTGTGTTGAAATTGGAATTTTCTCTGGAATCGACATTACAGTTGTTTCAAGGCTGGTATTTTGTACTGCTTGTCCTTTTCGGAGATCACCTGTTTGAAGCAAAGGAAACTGATTGAGTTCCTCAGAAGTATCATATTTTTGTTGTATATAATCAGCAATGAACCGCTGTGATTTTGGCTCCAGTCCAAATGAATGCAATCCTTGCTGGTGTGGAATCTTTTGGTCATGTTGAATTCGAGAAGCTGCACTCTCATCCTGGCTAGCAGCATGAAACTGCTGTAGTGGCTGAATAGAGGTACGATCGCTTCGTTGAGAGAAAACAGCTGCATCATTTACTAGCAGACGTCATGTATGAGTTTTGAGAATGAACATAAGCTAAAACCCATGGAATTTACCTAGAGATAAAGGGCATAGCACCAGGTAACTCTTCAATCTTTTTAAATTGTAGGGGAATTAACTTTTTATGGTTGAAATATACTACAATGCTTTGAAAATTAGTAATCTAAAAATGCATCCATTTGAAACCATTTCTGACATttcagatgatgatgatgacaaaTAGAGACAAACTAATGATAAGGGTACAGAAAATCAATGTCGAACTACATACCAAAGGTCCTAAACTACTGAAATATTATAAAAGATCCAAGAGTGAAACAACAAAGCTTATGAGCAAAACCAAAATTTGAAATAAATTCACTGTGAGTTTGTTTAACCAAttaaaaaagttcaaaaaatTGGGTACATATATAATATCAcagacatagatgttctgaaGATGTTTTGTTCATAATCATGTAACACAAGTTAACAATACATTCCTAATTCTGTACTGTGATTGTCATTTTCACAAAATTTGTGGGGCAAACACATTAATACTAGAGAAATTGCATAGATTCTATAAAACTTGTCCCATGCAtcccacttaaaaaaaaaaaaagccttttATTGAAACATCAAGAAAAGCATCGTACAAAAAGGTGGACAAGGAGTCCATAGAGTAGAATTTAGGCAAACAGCCTAAAGTACAGCTGCTTTCCAATCTAATAAGATAGAAGATAAGGTATAGTTCTTGAATTCCCCAGAAACAGAAGCCCAAAGAGACACCCAAAACCCAACTCTCTCCCAAAGTAATCCCACCTCTTCACCTCTATAGACTTCAaatattcttttatttctttccatCAAAACCAACCAGAGCACAGCTAACACCCCACTACCCCAAAGGACCTTggccttttttcttttgctaaAACCAAAAGGTCTATGGCTTATCAAATCAACCCTTCCTACTGAATTCTCTCACATCACTCCAGCCTCCCTAAAGATCTTTTTCCACAAAGACAAAACAACTTCACTGTGCATAAAATGATCAGCAGTCTCTCCCTGAGACTTACACACTAAACACCAGTGGGGGGAGAAAAAACAATTTGACTCCTTTGTAGAAAATCACAAGTATTCACTCTCCCGTGCGCCACAAGCCATCCCAAGATTTTGATCGAACCTCAGCTTTCCAGAGAAACTTTGCAGGAGTAAAGATCGAATCTGCAGAGTTCTCAGACAAGAAACTTTGAAAAGATTTGCAAGAGAAGATTCTGGATGATTCGAGCATCCATCTCCTAACATCCTGATTGGAATCACTCAAATGAACTGTTTCTAACACCACCAGAGATGACAACTACCTTTCCTCTTCATCATTTAGATTTCTTCTGAAACCGAAATTCCACCTCACCAGAAAAGTATCTGGAACAGAAAGATTGCCTACTGTTGAATTGTGAGATCTTGATAGTTTTCATAATCTTGCATGCCACTTTTAGAATATGAACTTCTCAATACTATAATGTCATGATCTTTGGGCCATTCAAACCTAAAATAGGAACCTAATCAACTTGATGGCCAGACTAACATTTCAAAATGGTGGAAAACGTTCAAAACTATTGCAAGCAACATTTCTGTTCATGCAACAGGGGTCACACAACCCATGGACAGCCTCGACTCAGCATAGACTCCGTAGATAC
Protein-coding regions in this window:
- the LOC133714646 gene encoding transcription initiation factor TFIID subunit 4b-like isoform X3, which produces MYSEADVEAFQAAMNKDIEGNVSTSQLSDSHTAVFSQRSDRTSIQPLQQFHAASQDESAASRIQHDQKIPHQQGLHSFGLEPKSQRFIADYIQQKYDTSEELNQFPLLQTGDLRKGQAVQNTSLETTVMSIPEKIPISTQQDITSNLESEFQYLKLPKISSQKEMITEQPNTPLPSVILLPCLLSRLDRNRGLQLTTLYGKFQKKELSRTDFVCQMRRVVGEQMLRSTVMEIQLQMKSLQPSPEHQLSPLAQLPPRMFSISAGSTQFTDPHSFSLYQRGANSAADLSDMSSTTVQVQIDSSHSFVENSAKNLMDTGSRSDSHGMQLSQMSSSCTLVADPKRKCSSAPTRVLNKKRQQQLHYPQSSVAMYGRTSGQSGGEAQEMNIIGVSKLVMQNSGLDPSRLEGGSLLHFTNNSTLPQNPVPWQSSNKGQNFGFLSSMAYVNRGPDDRASDQQHKPPLNSQGLPSVSAPQAEPENVSPGISTNESFEKHSLKSTSIAPSSAATTVPTKPVSPPITTQVDANFTLGPHIHSRISPAGVDSGTPPGNAFIGKKKPRKAVGSSSQPTSKKQKVSGAFLYQSIEQENDVTAVSGINLREEEEQLLSGPQEDSRASEASGQAVQEEEDERLILQKTPLMKKLAEIVVRCGLKSIRNDVEQCLSLCVEERMRGLINNLIGLSKQRVDAQKPRFHTITTSNVQLQIMNLNLAARKEWKKRQAEEQAVQKLSELDVSNGVDHNKDKDQGRSKLFKANKEEDDKMSATAANVAALAAVGGDDMLSKWKLIAERARKKREGGFNAPSVSQDVNHKATTAGRIMMYNREAEKMCDGAAGTTRNFGENQVVMPQTRVVRSISVKDVIAVLEQEPWMSKSPLTYLLYERNRSDITVEDSKLLNTVPIIS
- the LOC133714646 gene encoding transcription initiation factor TFIID subunit 4b-like isoform X2; protein product: MYSEADVEAFQAAMNKDIEGNVSTSQLSDSHTVNDAAVFSQRSDRTSIQPLQQFHAASQDESAASRIQHDQKIPHQQGLHSFGLEPKSQRFIADYIQQKYDTSEELNQFPLLQTGDLRKGQAVQNTSLETTVMSIPEKIPISTQQDITSNLESEFQYLKLPKISSQKEMITEQPNTPLPSVILLPCLLSRLDRNRGLQLTTLYGKFQKKELSRTDFVCQMRRVVGEQMLRSTVMEIQLQMKSLQPSPEHQLSPLAQLPPRMFSISAGSTQFTDPHSFSLYQRGANSAADLSDMSSTTVQVQIDSSHSFVENSAKNLMDTGSRSDSHGMQLSQMSSSCTLVADPKRKCSSAPTRVLNKKRQQQLHYPQSSVAMYGRTSGQSGGEAQEMNIIGVSKLVMQNSGLDPSRLEGGSLLHFTNNSTLPQNPVPWQSSNKGQNFGFLSSMAYVNRGPDDRASDQQHKPPLNSQGLPSVSAPQAEPENVSPGISTNESFEKHSLKSTSIAPSSAATTVPTKPVSPPITTQVDANFTLGPHIHSRISPAGVDSGTPPGNAFIGKKKPRKAVGSSSQPTSKKQKVSGAFLYQSIEQENDVTAVSGINLREEEEQLLSGPQEDSRASEASGQAVQEEEDERLILQKTPLMKKLAEIVVRCGLKSIRNDVEQCLSLCVEERMRGLINNLIGLSKQRVDAQKPRFHTITTSNVQLQIMNLNLAARKEWKKRQAEEQAVQKLSELDVSNGVDHNKDKDQGRSKLFKANKEEDDKMSATAANVAALAAVGGDDMLSKWKLIAERARKKREGGFNAPSVSQDVNHKATTAGRIMMYNREAEKMCDGAAGTTRNFGENQVVMPQTRVVRSISVKDVIAVLEQEPWMSKSPLTYLLYERNRSDITVEDSKLLNTVPIIS
- the LOC133714646 gene encoding transcription initiation factor TFIID subunit 4b-like isoform X5, whose translation is MDETMYSEADVEAFQAAMNKDIEGNVSTSQLSDSHTVNDAAVFSQRSDRTSIQPLQQFHAASQDESAASRIQHDQKIPHQQGLHSFGLEPKSQRFIADYIQQKYDTSEELNQFPLLQTGDLRKGQAVQNTSLETTYLKLPKISSQKEMITEQPNTPLPSVILLPCLLSRLDRNRGLQLTTLYGKFQKKELSRTDFVCQMRRVVGEQMLRSTVMEIQLQMKSLQPSPEHQLSPLAQLPPRMFSISAGSTQFTDPHSFSLYQRGANSAADLSDMSSTTVQVQIDSSHSFVENSAKNLMDTGSRSDSHGMQLSQMSSSCTLVADPKRKCSSAPTRVLNKKRQQQLHYPQSSVAMYGRTSGQSGGEAQEMNIIGVSKLVMQNSGLDPSRLEGGSLLHFTNNSTLPQNPVPWQSSNKGQNFGFLSSMAYVNRGPDDRASDQQHKPPLNSQGLPSVSAPQAEPENVSPGISTNESFEKHSLKSTSIAPSSAATTVPTKPVSPPITTQVDANFTLGPHIHSRISPAGVDSGTPPGNAFIGKKKPRKAVGSSSQPTSKKQKVSGAFLYQSIEQENDVTAVSGINLREEEEQLLSGPQEDSRASEASGQAVQEEEDERLILQKTPLMKKLAEIVVRCGLKSIRNDVEQCLSLCVEERMRGLINNLIGLSKQRVDAQKPRFHTITTSNVQLQIMNLNLAARKEWKKRQAEEQAVQKLSELDVSNGVDHNKDKDQGRSKLFKANKEEDDKMSATAANVAALAAVGGDDMLSKWKLIAERARKKREGGFNAPSVSQDVNHKATTAGRIMMYNREAEKMCDGAAGTTRNFGENQVVMPQTRVVRSISVKDVIAVLEQEPWMSKSPLTYLLYERNRSDITVEDSKLLNTVPIIS
- the LOC133714646 gene encoding transcription initiation factor TFIID subunit 4b-like isoform X1, whose product is MDETMYSEADVEAFQAAMNKDIEGNVSTSQLSDSHTVNDAAVFSQRSDRTSIQPLQQFHAASQDESAASRIQHDQKIPHQQGLHSFGLEPKSQRFIADYIQQKYDTSEELNQFPLLQTGDLRKGQAVQNTSLETTVMSIPEKIPISTQQDITSNLESEFQYLKLPKISSQKEMITEQPNTPLPSVILLPCLLSRLDRNRGLQLTTLYGKFQKKELSRTDFVCQMRRVVGEQMLRSTVMEIQLQMKSLQPSPEHQLSPLAQLPPRMFSISAGSTQFTDPHSFSLYQRGANSAADLSDMSSTTVQVQIDSSHSFVENSAKNLMDTGSRSDSHGMQLSQMSSSCTLVADPKRKCSSAPTRVLNKKRQQQLHYPQSSVAMYGRTSGQSGGEAQEMNIIGVSKLVMQNSGLDPSRLEGGSLLHFTNNSTLPQNPVPWQSSNKGQNFGFLSSMAYVNRGPDDRASDQQHKPPLNSQGLPSVSAPQAEPENVSPGISTNESFEKHSLKSTSIAPSSAATTVPTKPVSPPITTQVDANFTLGPHIHSRISPAGVDSGTPPGNAFIGKKKPRKAVGSSSQPTSKKQKVSGAFLYQSIEQENDVTAVSGINLREEEEQLLSGPQEDSRASEASGQAVQEEEDERLILQKTPLMKKLAEIVVRCGLKSIRNDVEQCLSLCVEERMRGLINNLIGLSKQRVDAQKPRFHTITTSNVQLQIMNLNLAARKEWKKRQAEEQAVQKLSELDVSNGVDHNKDKDQGRSKLFKANKEEDDKMSATAANVAALAAVGGDDMLSKWKLIAERARKKREGGFNAPSVSQDVNHKATTAGRIMMYNREAEKMCDGAAGTTRNFGENQVVMPQTRVVRSISVKDVIAVLEQEPWMSKSPLTYLLYERNRSDITVEDSKLLNTVPIIS
- the LOC133714646 gene encoding transcription initiation factor TFIID subunit 4b-like isoform X4 translates to MDETMYSEADVEAFQAAMNKDIEGNVSTSQLSDSHTVNDAAVFSQRSDRTSIQPLQQFHAASQDESAASRIQHDQKIPHQQGLHSFGLEPKSQRFIADYIQQKYDTSEELNQFPLLQTGDLRKGQAVQNTSLETTVMSIPEKIPISTQQDITSNLESEFQYLKLPKISSQKEMITEQPNTPLPSVILLPCLLSRLDRNRGLQLTTLYGKFQKKELSRTDFVCQMRRVVGEQMLRSTVMEIQLQMKSLQPSPEHQLSPLAQLPPRMFSISADLSDMSSTTVQVQIDSSHSFVENSAKNLMDTGSRSDSHGMQLSQMSSSCTLVADPKRKCSSAPTRVLNKKRQQQLHYPQSSVAMYGRTSGQSGGEAQEMNIIGVSKLVMQNSGLDPSRLEGGSLLHFTNNSTLPQNPVPWQSSNKGQNFGFLSSMAYVNRGPDDRASDQQHKPPLNSQGLPSVSAPQAEPENVSPGISTNESFEKHSLKSTSIAPSSAATTVPTKPVSPPITTQVDANFTLGPHIHSRISPAGVDSGTPPGNAFIGKKKPRKAVGSSSQPTSKKQKVSGAFLYQSIEQENDVTAVSGINLREEEEQLLSGPQEDSRASEASGQAVQEEEDERLILQKTPLMKKLAEIVVRCGLKSIRNDVEQCLSLCVEERMRGLINNLIGLSKQRVDAQKPRFHTITTSNVQLQIMNLNLAARKEWKKRQAEEQAVQKLSELDVSNGVDHNKDKDQGRSKLFKANKEEDDKMSATAANVAALAAVGGDDMLSKWKLIAERARKKREGGFNAPSVSQDVNHKATTAGRIMMYNREAEKMCDGAAGTTRNFGENQVVMPQTRVVRSISVKDVIAVLEQEPWMSKSPLTYLLYERNRSDITVEDSKLLNTVPIIS